The following is a genomic window from Geobacillus subterraneus.
AAAAGACCATAGCGGCGAGGCGCTCGGGACGCTGCAGACGGGAAGCATCGCCGGCAACGTCATCGGGCCGCTCATCGGCGGCGCCTTATCCGATTGGTTCGGCTTCCGCCCGGTGTTTCTCGTGACCGGGTTTTGCATTTTGGCGACATTGCTTCCTGTCGTCTTTTGGCTCGACAAAGACCCCGTCGCGCCGCAGACGCAAGAGCGCCATGCCAGTTTCAAAGAAGTATTCGCCCATCGGCCGCTCGTCATCTTGTTTGTCGCCACCTTTCTCGTGCAAATCGCCGTTCTTGGCGTCAACTCGATGATGACGATTTTCGTCCAGTCGCTCGTCGGCGATTCTCGCAATCTCGCATTTCTATCAGGGCTCGCCTCCTCGATCACCGGAATCGCCACGATCATCGGCGCACCGTATTTAGGCAAGCTCGGCGACCGGATCGGGCAGGAGAAAACACTGCCGATGTTGCTTCTGCTCTCCGGCCTGTTCGCCTTGCCGCAAGTATGGACGGACCATCTTTATGAATTGTACGTCTGGCGCTTCTTGCAAGGGCTTGTCGTCGGCGGGGTATGGCCTGCCCTTCAAGCGCTGATCAACGCGCAATGCCCGCGCCGCATCCAAGGGCGGGTGTTCGGCGTCACAGCCAGCTCCCGCTTTCTCGGCAACTTGACCGGCCCGACCGCCGCCGGCGCGGTCGCTGGGCTGTTTTCCATCGCCTACATGTTCGCGTTGTCCGGCCTCTTGCTCATCGCCACCGGCGCGTTGGTCGGCTACGCCAACCGCCAGGCGGCAGCGGGGGCGCAGTCGTTTGACATAAAAGAAAAACTCGCCGCTTGGAAACACCGCCTCCATAGCCGGCACTAAGCCCGGTCCGTTTCGCAACGCCGGCGAAGAAACGTCGGTTTTGCCAGACCTCTCATTCGAAAAGAGGCAGTGCTCCGCCGTTTTCCACTGATAGACGCCGCCCGGCGAAAAACGGACAGAGCCCGAAAGGCGGATTCCTTTCGGGCTGTTTTGTTGAGCCAACGCCACAAGCAGAGAGCCTTGTCCCCATGCAAACGATGCGATAATCTTGACTTTCATCCCTCTCCATGACCGCCGTCCAGCTGGCAAGACGGCTGTAGCCATTCTCACCACGCCCGTTTCATCCGTTCCAGCAGCGCATACGGAATCGCTTCCCCGATCCGCCCGTTGCGTCCGGTTGTCGTCTCCGCCATCGTGAGCGAATTCCAAATCGCTTCCTCGGTCGCCTCAATCGCCGCTTGGAACAGCTCATTCATAAGCGGCGCATCGTCGCGGATGAGCGGCGGGACCGATTGAAGGGCAGAATCGGAAAAATGCGGGATCGTGTAAGCGTTGGAAAACGCAATCACAATATCACCGCTCCCGTGATGGACGCAGCTTCCCGTCCGCCCGAGCCCCACCGTCGCCCGCCTCGCCAGCCGCTTCAACTGCCGGGCATCGAGCGGCGCATCGGTCGCGATGATCATCATAATCGACCCAGGCGGCACTTCCCGTTCATCGAACGCCGGCGGCACATACGGCACAAACCGCAGCTCCTCGCGCCGGCCGAAATTGCTCACCACCAGCGCCCCGACCGTATACATCCCGCCCGCGATCCGCGATGAACTGCCGACGCCCCCTTTCCAGCCGAAGCACATCATCCCCGTCCCCGCGCCGACCGCTCCTTCTTCCATATCTACCCGCGCTTCGGCAATCGCCTGTTTCGCATGCGCCTTCGTCACCGCCAGCGCCCGCGCCGCATTCAAATAGCTGTCATTGCATTCCCCGACGACAATGTTGGCCGACCCGGTCGTATCTCCGATCTCCGGCGTCATCGCAAGCATATACTCAAGCGTCCCTTGCCAGACAGCGCCGACACTGAACGTATTGGTCAGCATAATCGGCGACTCGATCGTCCCCAGCTCCTCGACTTGCACAAGTCCCGCGGTTTTCCCGAACCCGTTCAGGACAAAGCACGCCGCCGGCACCTTCTCTAAAAACCAATTCCCCCCATGCGGCAACACCGCCGTCACCCCAGTGCGGACCACCGTCCGTTCATCCCGCTCTTCACGAATCGTCACATGCCCGACCCGAACGCCGGACACATCCGTAATTTGATTCCGCTTCCCTGTCGGAAGCGTGCCGATCGAAAACCCGAGATCGCGAAGTTTTTGGCGCATCGATGTGAAGCCTCCTGTCGCGGTGGTTAGCTCTCTAACCTTAAAATAGAAAAACCAAAAATTTATAA
Proteins encoded in this region:
- a CDS encoding MFS transporter produces the protein MNWKRSVRVLWLCNFMVSAGMTMVIPFLSLFLWQMGVTEHHALSIWTGLVFSVTFLSAAVMAPIWGMFADKYGQRANLIRAGIGMGLITSCMAFAHSPMALLVLRFLVGFFSGFITVSFSYLARVVPKDHSGEALGTLQTGSIAGNVIGPLIGGALSDWFGFRPVFLVTGFCILATLLPVVFWLDKDPVAPQTQERHASFKEVFAHRPLVILFVATFLVQIAVLGVNSMMTIFVQSLVGDSRNLAFLSGLASSITGIATIIGAPYLGKLGDRIGQEKTLPMLLLLSGLFALPQVWTDHLYELYVWRFLQGLVVGGVWPALQALINAQCPRRIQGRVFGVTASSRFLGNLTGPTAAGAVAGLFSIAYMFALSGLLLIATGALVGYANRQAAAGAQSFDIKEKLAAWKHRLHSRH
- a CDS encoding P1 family peptidase, whose product is MRQKLRDLGFSIGTLPTGKRNQITDVSGVRVGHVTIREERDERTVVRTGVTAVLPHGGNWFLEKVPAACFVLNGFGKTAGLVQVEELGTIESPIMLTNTFSVGAVWQGTLEYMLAMTPEIGDTTGSANIVVGECNDSYLNAARALAVTKAHAKQAIAEARVDMEEGAVGAGTGMMCFGWKGGVGSSSRIAGGMYTVGALVVSNFGRREELRFVPYVPPAFDEREVPPGSIMMIIATDAPLDARQLKRLARRATVGLGRTGSCVHHGSGDIVIAFSNAYTIPHFSDSALQSVPPLIRDDAPLMNELFQAAIEATEEAIWNSLTMAETTTGRNGRIGEAIPYALLERMKRAW